One region of Prosthecobacter fusiformis genomic DNA includes:
- a CDS encoding SDR family NAD(P)-dependent oxidoreductase, whose translation MSQPHAFDLTGRTAFVSGTSRGLGERFALTLAKAGADLVISSRTMASLKEMEKQVTDLGRKCLSLELDVRSIESITAAVAAAKGQVEKIDILVNNAGCNVRKPATEITWDDWNLVVDTNLRGTFFLAQQVAKQFMIPAGYGRIINIGSVTCVAGYAGLAPYGASRGGVKQMTMSLAHDWGKNGITVNVLAPGWFKTSQNRVMYEDAGWVEYLTERIPLGRPGAMDDLEGPLLFLASEESRYVTGQLLLVDGGISVGATRALPKK comes from the coding sequence ATGAGCCAACCACATGCTTTTGACCTGACGGGCCGCACGGCGTTTGTTTCCGGAACTTCACGCGGCCTGGGGGAGCGGTTCGCGCTGACCTTGGCGAAGGCGGGCGCGGACCTGGTTATCTCCAGCCGGACGATGGCCTCTCTTAAAGAGATGGAAAAGCAGGTGACGGACTTGGGGCGCAAATGTCTCTCTTTAGAACTGGATGTGCGATCCATCGAAAGCATCACCGCAGCGGTGGCGGCGGCGAAGGGCCAAGTGGAGAAAATTGACATCCTGGTCAACAACGCAGGCTGCAACGTCCGCAAGCCAGCGACGGAGATCACCTGGGATGACTGGAACTTGGTGGTGGACACGAATCTGCGCGGCACCTTTTTCCTGGCGCAGCAAGTGGCGAAGCAATTCATGATTCCTGCCGGATACGGACGCATTATCAACATTGGATCCGTAACCTGTGTGGCGGGCTATGCGGGTCTGGCACCTTATGGGGCTAGCCGTGGTGGGGTAAAGCAGATGACGATGAGCCTGGCGCATGACTGGGGTAAGAACGGCATCACCGTGAATGTGCTGGCACCAGGGTGGTTCAAGACTTCCCAAAACCGGGTGATGTATGAAGATGCGGGCTGGGTGGAGTATCTGACGGAACGCATCCCCCTGGGACGGCCCGGCGCAATGGATGACCTGGAAGGTCCTCTGCTTTTCCTGGCATCGGAGGAGAGTCGTTATGTAACGGGCCAGCTTTTGCTGGTGGACGGCGGCATCTCTGTGGGTGCGACACGCGCACTGCCGAAGAAGTGA